Sequence from the Camelus dromedarius isolate mCamDro1 chromosome 12, mCamDro1.pat, whole genome shotgun sequence genome:
GAATCCTCTTGCCCATTAGGTGGAGACTTGCTCACATCCCAGTGCTCTGGGGATTGGGGAAAGGAGCCCAGCATGGCCCGACCTTGGTTCCTATTTCTCCAAATGATCTTAGACCATCCAGTTGAAAATAACCACGCCACTGATGTAGCGCTTACTGCGTGCCAGGCTCTGTTTGAAATGCTTATATGTATGTTAACTCctttaattctcccaacaacccTATGACCTGGATCCTGCTGTGAGCGACACTCatgttacagaggaggaaacaggctgaggagGGTGAAATggctcgcccaaggtcacacagtgagcggtggaggggctgggatgtTATCCCCCATCTTACTGCCCTTGCTCAACTTCACTGGTCCCCAGCGGCATCATCCGTGACACTCATGGGTCAGGGTCCCATCTCCCGGCCAGGGGCCCCTGATGTTCCTGCACCGCCCACCTCAGCACCGCCCTCTCTCCGCTGCAGAGCCCACCATGTTGGCCAACGTCACCATGAAGCCGCTCTGTCCGGTCCTGGAGCAGATGAGCCGCCTCCAAAGCCACAGCAACTCCAGCATCCGCTATATGGACCATGTGTCGGTGCTGCTACACGGGCTGGCCTCGCTGCTGGGCCTGGTGGAAAACGGACTCATCCTTTTCGTGGTGGGCTGCCGCATGCGCCAGACGGTGGTCACCACCTGGGTGCTGCACCTGGCGTTGTCGGACCTGCTGGCCAGCGCCTCCCTGCCCTTCTTCACCTACTTTCTGGCCGTGGGCCACTCGTGGGAGCTGGGCACCACCTTCTGTAAGCTGCACTCCTCCATCTTCTTCCTCAACATGTTCGCCAGCGGCTTCCTGCTCAGCGCCATCAGCCTGGACCGCTGCCTGCAGGTCGTGCGGCCCGTGTGGGCCCAGAACCATCGCACGGTGGCGGCCGCCCACAAGGTGTGCCTGGCGCTCTGGGCCCTGGCGGTGCTCAACACCGCGCCCTACTTCGTGTTCCGCGACACCATCCCGCGGCTGGACGGGCGCATCATGTGCTACTACAACGTGCTGCTCCTGAACCCCGGGCCTGACCGCAACGCCACGTGCAACTTGCGCCAGACGGCCTTGGCCGTCAGCAAGTTCCTGCTGGCCTTCGCGGTGCCGCTGGCCATCATCGCCTCCAGCCACGCGGCCGTGAGCGCGCAGCTGCGCCACCGCGGCAGCCGGCGGTCCAGCCGCTTCGTGCGCCTGGTGGCGGCCGTGGTGGCGGCCTTCACGCTCTGCTGGGGGCCCTACCACGTGTTCAGCGTGCTGGAGGCGCGGGCGCACTGGGACCCCGCGCTGCGGCCGCTCGCCTGGCGCGGGCTGCCCTTCGTCACCAGCCTGGCCTTCTTCAACAGCGTGGTCAATCCGCTGCTCTACGTGCTCACCTGCCCCGACGTGCTGCGCAAGCTGCGGCGCTCGCTGCGCAGCGTGCTGGAGAGCGTGCTGGTGGACGACAGCGAGCTGGGCGGCGCgggcagcagccgccgccgccgcgcctcctcctcctccgccgcgccgggccgccgccgcccgcccgcgcTCGGGCCCGCGCGCCTGCTCGGCTGGCTGCGGGGCAGCGGCGGGGCGCCCCCGCAGAGGGGCCGCGCCCCGTCCCAGGACGAGCGGGGGCCCCTGAACCGGGCGCTGAGCACCACCTCCGGGTAGGAGGCGCGGCCGCGGACCTGCCCGCCTCGGGCCGTTCTCCCCGGGAGGCAAGGGCAGGGCGCACAGCGCGCAGCAGCTCCCCGAGGCCTCCCTCCAGCCCGCGGTAAAATGCAGATATCCCGCCTCCAGCCTCGGCGGTCTCCGTgcgggcccaggaatctgcattttataaCGTCCCGCGAACATCAGTGAATCCTTTTCGGAAACAAAGTTGAGTTAAAGCAATGCTTCTCCAACTTTACTGTGGGTCGGTCACCCAGGGGTCCCGTTAAAGAACAGACTGACTGAGcaggggggggggtgggggtgctgagaGTCTCCCTTTCCAACACGCTCCCAGGAGGCGACGACGTCAGAGCTACTGGCCGGCGGACCACACACTTGGAGTAACATGGGGTTAAAGTCCCACGACTTCTCGAACTAGGGCAGTGGACCCCCAAGGTACACAGGAGCTGTTTTAGCAGGTAATGGGTGGGGTGGATTTTTACTTTAAACCAGTGATAGATTTGGGGGGTAGAAAGTGAAAGGTTTGGGAAGCACCGTTCCAGTCTCACTTTTTCACTTTAGCCATTTAGTTGCCCTTTACTGAGTGAGACGCTTTATCCCACAATCTCAAGGGCTAGGTTCTGTCAGTCCCGCTTCTTAGCCACGTATAAAGAGAAGtgcagggaggttaagtaacccGCCCAACATACAGGGTCTGCTCACTAACCATTAAGCACTACCTGTTCAGTGACCACTTAGTATGTGATAGAACACCCCCCACATACCCCAGGTCCTCTAGATGTGTGGGAGGGAGCCCCCCTCTCCACCTGACTGACCCAGCATTGTCCAATGTCTACATGGTGCAAGAAGCAAGGGGTGCTCTGGTCAAATGTTCCGGAAACCTGGGGCATCATTACTGAAGGTCTTTAGTATCTGACTGTGCATGGCAGCCTCCGAGACCACAGCCTGTGACATTTCCTAGCTAATCTGACACTGTACAGGCCCAGAGCTCGGCAGGACAACCTCTGGGCAGTGCTGGTAATCCCTAGATCTGTGCAGCACCCACCTCCTGACCACACAGGGGCTGGGCAGCTGACCCCCAACTTGTAGGTGTGAGGGGTAACTTGTCATAGCTTCTCCACTGTACCGTGTCCGTTTAGCTCTGCATCCCAGGGCGTGGCGCAGAGGTGGCGCCAGCACACGTTCGTTCGGGGGATGAAATGTTAGTGGAAGAGCTGGGGGAGAAACTCTCTTGGGATCTCGGCCCAGTGCTCTCTGTGCCACCACCTACAGCTGAGGTCCCAGTGCCAGGCAAGGTCCGGCCCACAGCCAGCGCTCAGCACACGGAGCAGTTGATGGACAACTGACTGAATGGACATCCCATCCTGACGCCTCGCCTATGCtcccccctgcctcctccctggcctcacTCAACACATGGTGCCATCTGACACACAAtaaattgtatttgtttattatgttttctCCACCAGAATgaaagctccttgaaggcagggacttttgTCTATATTCACTGGTACCTAGAATTGTGCCTGTACATAGCAGgggtttaataaaaatatttttgctatagATTGAATTGGCATGAGTTAATCAGATCTTTGGGGCTTCTGCAGAGTCCGGTACAGGAAAGGGGGAGCTAGAGagaccctgccccctccccattttaACCATAAGTGTTTACAAGTGGGGCAGGCTGGATTCAGTCTGCTGGGTGACAGGGtcagctgggggcagagggacccAGAGCAGCCTTTGGGAAGATGTGGGGGGAGCTGGActcctgccttctggcctcctggCCTGGGTTGAACCTACGACTTTGAGATAGAACGTAGACATTTTGGAGAGTCATCCTCCAGTCACCAGCTCCCTGAGGAACCAGAAATTACTCTCCTTGGTTTGAAGGCACttggagagaagggggaaggaaaagggggGAGTTACCCTCTTCCCATCCCCAGGCTCTGCCAGGTCCCAGCCTCCTTCTGGGCCTCTGGCCCACAAAGACCTGCCCCTGAGCCCTCAAAGGCTCAAGCCCAGTCTTGGGTGAGGTCCCTGTTTTGGAACCAGAGTTGGAGTGCTGGGTCCAGGCCTGTGACCAAGGGCCCGAGAGGCGGCATGTGTGACATGGTGGTTGGCCACAGAAGGCCTCGGCTGTCCTGAGCTCAGATCTTGGCTGCTGGCCGCTGGGGCGGCTGTTTCTGCAGCTGGGCCAGCGTGTCCCGCTTCTCAATGGAGCGCAGCTGCTTCTTCTTCGCCCGCTTGAGCTTGGCAGGGTTTcggatctgggggtgggggtcaggaggGTGTTAGTGTGGCCTGTTCTCCACCCTGTTCCCCTGGGAAAGGGAGCCCACTCTCGGGGGCCTGGGGAGGCAGCATGAGTGGGGGCTGTGTACCAGCGGTGCCGAGGCATCTGGAACACAACGCCCGGCCTGGCCATGGCCCCCCAACCCTGACTAGGGCAACACTCACCACTTGAACAATCTCCGCCTTCCGCTCATTCTCCAGGCGGCGTCTCAGGTTCTCTGCGCGGCGCTGCTTCTTCTCCTGCACACGTTGGGGAAAGGATGTGGGTCTGGGAGCCAAGGCAGCCCTGGCCTCCCAGGAAGGAGGTGAATAGGCCAGCTCATTCTGGCTGCAGACTGGTGCTGTGGGGGTGGAGGGCCAGCAAGGAACAGTCCCTGTGCTTGTGGGACCAGCACCCAGAGACCCACCGTGGTAGGGAGTTCCTGACCCGACCTGGTCAGGCAGCTGAGGACAGGGGCttagtggggaaggggaggggtgggggtaaGAAAGGAAAGTCAGGCCCATGCGGACAGTGGTCCCTCGCACCACCCACTCATCAACTGCCAGGGAGAAGGGGTGGCCGGTCCTTTCCTGCATTCCCATCTCTTGGAGTCTCCCCCTCTCCCTCGAAACCCATGTGCCCCTAGACTGCCAGGGCAGGGGTTAGGGTGGAGGCTGCAGAGAAGGGGCTCCGGAGCTCTGTGGTCCTGgtctgaatcctgactctgcctcttCCTGAATGGGTGACCCTGGCCAAGCTGTTTACACTCTGTGCCTCAACACCCCATCTTTAAAGTGAAGATGACTGTGATATCAGGCTGTGTGGAGGGAGAGATGAGTGAACACCCATATGGGGCTTGGACCGTCCGGCCCACTGGGAACACGTAGAAGGTGAATCTGGACAGACTCTTCCCCGCGAGTGGGAAGCCCAGTGCCCTCTGGCTCCACTAAATGCTGTCCTGGTGGGACCAGGGTGGGGATGTTGGCCTCAAATCTGTTGCAGGGTCAGGGGCCTCTCTCAGTTTTGGCAACTCAGGGTACAAAGGGTGGCCTGGGCCcctgaggagaaaggagaagtgaCGCTTGAGCTCCCAGAGtcaggggaagggctgggctgggggctgggcaggggcaccTCTGGAGGGGATGGTGACAAGAAGCTTCTGCCTTGCCCAAGAGGGAGCCAGGGCCGCACAGGAAGCGAGATAAGGACTCAGCACACGGTGGCAGCCGCACAGTCTGCAGGGTCATGGCCACAGGCTGAGCTGGGGTGACTCAAAGCAGGGGACATGAGACCGAGTGACTGGCCCACCCCCTCCCTTGTGGGCATACTAGGACCACAGGCTGGGGGGTGAGGTGCGTGACGACTCCCAAGCCCCAGGGACCACGAGGTAAGCGGTTTCCTACTGATAACCCCGGTCCTGGTGGACCGACACCACTGCCTCACTTTATCTGCGTGTGGCCGCTGGGGCTTCCGGGACACTAAAGCGGTTGGGCGTGAACCGTGAACCACTTCTGGCCCTGGGATGAGCGTCAGGGAGAGAACTGGGGGAAAGTGCAGGCCAGCCACTTTGCTGATGTGTGGCAGCTGTGTCCCGGGAATGACAGCAACAACACCTGGGACACCTCTGATCTGTAAACCTTTCCCATCTGAGCAGGTCCCAGGGCGGGGACCCCCGGGCCCATCTCACTGAATGCCCCTATCACCAGTGAGGGAAACTGGGGGCTTATCCtgggcctcctcccctccttgggCCTCTTATAAGCCCGGAGCTAAACGAGATGTTCCACTGGGCTTCTCTCCCCTGTGGTCCTAGACTGCGCTGCTGCTTGGGCCAGGCTCCCTGCCTCGCTGGTGCCCCCAGGCTCAAGAATGGCTCTCGACCAAATCAGCCTGCCCCAGGGAACATGTGGGAGCTTCCCCAGCCCAGGCTGGTCATAGCAGACGCCGGTGCAGCCCTGCCTGGCCGGCCCCTCACCTGCCGGcgcctctccttctcctcctccaggtgCCGGGCGAAGTCCTTGGCCAGCTTCCTCTCCTGCCGGTCTTTCATCTTCCGCTGCCAGGATGTGCGCAGGGGCTTGTCCTGGACCATCTGGGAGAACCTGGATGGGGAAAGCGTGTGCTCCTGGAGTCCGTGGGAAGAACCCgtgccctccctcctctcagctCCGGGCCTTCTTCCCCAGAACCCAGTCAGAATCGCCTCCCCACCTCGCTGCTTACCACGCAGTCGACCCTCCGGGTCTGCAGAAACTCGGGGCAGGACAGGGCTCTGATCATGCCTGCTGCCGTTACTTGAGCCCTGGTGCCATGCCTCAGGTGGGTACACctgttctctccattttacagaggagcaaaccgaggctcagagaggttacgtgattgcccaaggtcaccttgTTCCTGAGCGGCAGTCAGTACTCGAACCCGTCTGTGGCCAGAGTCCAGACCACACAGGTCCGTCGTCAAGCTCTGCTGCTCGGGGCAATCGCAGTCAGCCCGGGCGTGAGGGCCTCTGGAGATGGGGCTCACTCCCTCCCGGGGCGCCCCCTCTGGTTCAGAACTGCGAATGGTCacagcccctgctccctccccagcaggggctgTGTGATGATGGAGCGGGTGTTAGGGGTTATCAGGGAAGTCTTGATTTTCTAAAGCGTGATAGTGACACAGTCCTAGGAGAGACCAGACTACCTCCTTAAGAATCCATGCTGCCAGGATCTACAGGTGGAATAACAGATCCGGACGTGCTGCAAAATATTCCAGGAAGACGGAAAAAATGTCGAGGAGCAAGAGGCAGCAGACCCGTAAAATGAGGAGGGCCACTGAGATGGGTGCTGAGAGCTCGGGGGTTCGTGCTCCCCTTTCCTGTAAGCTCTTTCTCCTCCAACGACTGGAAGCCGGTTCAAGTGTCCCGCAGGCCTTTATTCCCCTCAGCAGATCTCCTTGTGGCCCTCCCGCCTCCCCACCAGTTCCCAGACTTCTGAAAGAGCTCCTGTTTATCCACATCCCCTGTATGCTGCCCCAGAGTGTCACAGCAGGCCAGCCCCTCAGGGCTTTGGTGCGCCGCTGCTCCCGCCCCTGGGGTGGCTCAGTCCTGCTCCTCCCTGCCATCTTCCATCTTCCCCCTAATGCTCCATGGGAGTCTGCACACACGGTCTGGACCTTGACCCTGGGTCCGTCCACCCTCAGCCTGGTTCTGCCTCTCTCCGCCAGTCCCTGACTCTGCCTGCCTGACCCCAGCATAACCCCCctgctccttctccccctccccaagggcCTGCTGCCGAAGACCCGGCCTCCTGAGCACAGAAGGGTGGGGCTGCAGCATGGACATCCTCCCCGCCCTTAGAGCTGGGCATCCCAGATTGGGGTACTGAACCCTGGAAGACCTCACGTGCCTCCTACTGCGCCCCCTGTGCTCAGTGATGAGGTCCCTGGACTGTCCCTCAAACCCAGGAGCACACTTCCGCCTCAGGACCTCTGGTCTTTCTGTTCCTCTTGCATGGACGCTCTTCCCTGACAGccactctgcctccctccctcgctTCATTCAGGCCTCTGCTCACAACCCTTTGGCAGGGAGGCCCTCTCTGATCACCGTGACAATGCCCCACACCCCTGCTCCTTTCCTGTCCCCACTGGGGTTTATTTTCCTATATTGCTCTTATTACTGacacatatatattacatgtTGGTTACCTGTTTCTCACAACTGGAATGTTCTGTTTACAGCCACGTTTGCCCCCACACCCTAGCTCAACACAATATAaactggttgaatgaatgaactaccTTCTGTTCTCATTCATCTACTTGTTCAACTCATGCCTTTATGTGCTAGGCTCTGGGGGAGTCTAGCCGTGACAGGTAAAGCCCCACTTTCTGGTCTAGAGGGGAAGACGACAAGAATCACACAAGTGAACAATCTGTGCAAATGGGGGTGTGACAAAAGAGAAGCACAAGGTACAATGACAACACATAGCATGAGGACTGAACCCTGGTTGGGCTGGACAAAGGGGGCTTTTCCAGGGGGTGGTATTCAAGCTGAGCCCTGAATGATGAGTGGGGACTGACCAGGGGAAGAGACTTTCAATaggaggaacagcatgtgcaaaggccctaagcTCAGAGGAAGCATCCCATGTAGGGGGAACGTGGAGAGGAGGTCAGCATGGAAGACTCTCAGTGAtgatggaggagggaagaggagagagaagtggagCACAGCTCCAAGCAAACAGAAAGTCCAGAAGGGTTTCAGTTCAGGCAAGGAGGTGGGACAAAATGccctctttctcttgcttttcgaTATCTCCTGCCAAccttctctccctcttgctcAGCGAACTCATCTCCCTCGCCCCCACCTCCTGCAGGCCGAGTACCAGGACCCCAGGCTCCCACACTCAACTTGCTCATCACCCTCTTGCCACCCGAACGCCAACACCCTCACCTTGTTCCCCATGGCCATCAGTGGCCCCACCGTTCCCTGTGACCTCCAGGACCAAGGTGGAGGGGCAGTGCCGCCATTCACTGCTCCGACTCCTACAGTCACTCCAGTTTCTAAGTCTCTGATTGGTGACTTGAAGCAAACTACTCCATAAGTTTCAATCTTTTTTGTTTAATGGGGGAGagtgttggggggagggaatAATACCTACTGCCTTGAGTCTTAGGGGCTCAACAATATGACACCTGCAAAAAGCCTCGTGTAAAGCGTGACGTACAGTCAACCCTCAGTAAATGTCCATTTCATCCTTAAAGCCCTTCCCCTATGGTCCCTCACAGCCACAAACTCCTGACTTCCCAGTGGTTCCCAGTAGCTAAAATGTGAACTGGAGCCCACCTCTCCATCTGGCAGCCTAAACCTTCCTACTGCAGCTAAGCCTCTTCCTTTGCTCAACAAGCGTCTAATCGAGCACAGAAAAGACCTCACGCTTAGTTCTCATCTACAGAGCACAGGTAAAGAGCTGTCACACCCAGACTTGGAATCAGATCTGTGCTCAGGTCCTGCCTCTACCGCTTTCAGCCTCCCCGAGCCTCAGTGACCCCTTATGAGAAATGAGGATAATCCTAACACTTGCTGCTTCATAGGGCTGATGTGTGGATTAACTGCCGCAATGCATGCTGGTCCCTGTTTGAAAGGTCCTTCCTCTGGCCAATCCTTACTAACAGCATCCTATATACACTCAGCACTTGGTAATGCTTTCTATCAAACAGGCAAATTACTGCAATAGAAAATAGTGGATGAAGACTTCACTGCTATTTATCAAGTAGTAGCTGGTTTACCTgcttctgcccccccccccctaCAGAGGGCAGACAAGGGTAAGTGCGTGTTGGATGAACACACAGATTAAATGCTATGGGAGAGGTCCTTTGAGGGCACCCCTCCCAGAGATCCCAGTGCATTCTACTACATTCTGATTATAATTACCTGTTTGTGTGACACCCCCACTGATATGAGCTATCTCCAGGTTGTGCCCAGGCCCCAACACCACAGAGAACCCTACCCCTGCCCAGCTGTCCCCCACTTCACCTCTTTTTTGAGCGGTCCTTCCACACCCGCCCAGACTTGGGCTTCCCCTTCGGAATTATGGGGACCTCCTCCTTCTTCGGCTTCTTGGACGCTGGGGCCTGGACTGAGGAACCTTCTCGCTTCTTTGGTCCGAGGCTGTCTCTCCCCGACTCCCGGGCCGGAGATGGCTTGCTCGGCTCGGGCTGACCCCGTGGGGAGCCAGGCGACTCGGGTGTTAGTTCCTGTTGTGGCTGCGAGGGCTCCGGACCCGGCGCTTGTTGACCTGGATACGGCTCTGGTGATCCTGGGCCTGGCTGCTGCTGAGGGCAGGGAGACCCGGAGGGCGGCTCCTCCTCACTCTTGGCCAACGCCGAGTCCGCTTTTTCTTGGTCCTGGGAGAACTCTGGTGACTCCTCACTTGGCTTTGGCTGAAGTCGGGGGGATTCAGGACTCGATTCCGGCAGTTTCTGGGGCGACTGGAGGACTGGATCTCCCTGACTCTGGGGGGACACTGGGTCCGTCTCTGGCTGCCTTCGGGGGGACCCCAAGCCTGCCCCCTCTCGTGGGCTGGGTGACCCCGGGCTTGTCTCCAGCTGATGTCTAGGAGACCGCAGACTGGGGGGCTGCACACTCCGAGGAGACCCGGGCTCCCTCGTTTCTTCTGGGTTCGACTCGAACTCCACAAGGGCCCGTCTCGCCCGCAGACCTGCAGTGGGGTTCTCGGGTGATTCAGGCTCTAGGCCTTCTAGCCGCCGGCTGCGCCTCAGCGGGGTATCCATGGCGGGGCCTGAGTTTCCAAATCTGAGCCCACGTGCAGCCTCTAAGACAACCGGCGCCGTCCTATGACGTCAGGAGCCGCCACGTTTGtgctgggcaggaggggctgtTGCCGCGGAGGCCATCTTAGTGATGGGCAGAAAGGCATGGGGAGGAGTCTAGGGAGGGCGGGGCCTGGGTTTATTAGGCGCATGCGCAAAAAGCTTTGCCGCATTTACTTGTGCCTAACTTAAGATTCCGCTTTGCCTTTCCTGCGAACCCAGTTTCCTGGGGAAAAGAGAGTGTGCAGGCGAAAAAGGAAGGGGGGGGGGCGCATTTTCGGGGGAACAGAGGATTGGAGAGCAGAGATCCAGGGAACCCGCAGGCAAGGCTGGATGGGAACTTTGCCTCTAACTAACTGCTGTGCAATTGGGCAAGGGTTATACCCTTTATGgacctcaattttcttatttgtaatatGGGTGTTTTTGCACTagtttactgtatataaaatgacCCAATCGGAGTACTCCTAACTGCCAGAGTGAATGGTACCTGGAAGATCCTGGAGGTGGGAAGTCTCAGGTCCTGAGTTGTGTGTTAATTGTAACCCttgctttctcttctcccattttgtgCTCAAGTATAAAAATCTACGGCTCTCCCTTTATAACATTGTCAGCTTTATATATGATGCTGAGGTAAGTGTTAGATGCACCACCTCTGTCCTCTGGCATACTGGGCCCTCAGCGATTCCCCATACCCTCTCAGTTCTAGAAACAGAGGTTGGATCCTCTCTGAGCTTTCTTTCAGCCAAGGCAGCGGTCATTGTCCCAGCGTGTGaacctgcctccctcttcctttgcATAGATCCAGTCGATGGCTTTGAGTTACTCACAGAATGTAACTTTCTTAGGAAGAACATCTTGGAAGATCTTTTCCAGTGTCTTCTTGTAACCTCCTGGGGATGGCTCACAGGCATCCCAGGGTCCCTGTTCTGTTGTCCCAGAAGATTCTTTTAGAAACCACTGTTTCTTCAGCTGAGGGGTTATGAGTAGGGCCTGGGAAGTTGTCCAATGGTGCTCAGGGGGCTGAGGAAGAAGGTCAGGCAGACATCCAGGGGCCTCAGTGCTGAGCACAGCCCCCACCTGCTGAATCACTCTGGAGCAGAAGTGAGAGAGTCAGATGGGGCCCAGGGTGTCTTGACTGCTGatcagggaggaggtgaggaggtggaAAACCGAGGCAAGTTTCCTGGAGGATGGAAAAGTGGACTGAAGATCCCTTAAGACCTCTCACCCCTTGGCTGGTGCTACACAGCATCCAAAATGCGTCCTGATGAATTGAACCTGTTGAAGTCACCTCTCTAAGGGTAAGGTGATGGCCTGGCTTCTCCACTATCCTTCCATATTGTCAGAAACAGTGGCTCCCTTGCGCTGTAAACCTGTGTCAGTCCCTGCCTTCCTGGTGGCTCTCAGAGGCTCCATTCACAGGCTCAGCGCCCTCAGGCCCCTTGCTCCTGGACCAAGTAAGTCCTTGCAATGAGGCTTGGTCTCAGTGCCCCTGCCCAGCAGTGCAGCTCCCCACTGCATCTCCTCGCCCAGCTCTTCCAACCCCCAACTCTCAGTTCCTTAAATTCTCTGTCCCAGCCAGGAAGCCCAAATGGCCTGCCACACAGAGCCATACCTGGCGTGCATTACCAGGGCTGTGTCCCCAGCTGGAGGGATCACTCTCAAATGCTGATTGGATCCTATGCCGATTCCACTTAACATACTTCAGAGGGTGATCTCGGGTCCCCTCCAGGTGGTGTGAGAGTGGG
This genomic interval carries:
- the PTGDR2 gene encoding prostaglandin D2 receptor 2, with translation MLANVTMKPLCPVLEQMSRLQSHSNSSIRYMDHVSVLLHGLASLLGLVENGLILFVVGCRMRQTVVTTWVLHLALSDLLASASLPFFTYFLAVGHSWELGTTFCKLHSSIFFLNMFASGFLLSAISLDRCLQVVRPVWAQNHRTVAAAHKVCLALWALAVLNTAPYFVFRDTIPRLDGRIMCYYNVLLLNPGPDRNATCNLRQTALAVSKFLLAFAVPLAIIASSHAAVSAQLRHRGSRRSSRFVRLVAAVVAAFTLCWGPYHVFSVLEARAHWDPALRPLAWRGLPFVTSLAFFNSVVNPLLYVLTCPDVLRKLRRSLRSVLESVLVDDSELGGAGSSRRRRASSSSAAPGRRRPPALGPARLLGWLRGSGGAPPQRGRAPSQDERGPLNRALSTTSG
- the CCDC86 gene encoding coiled-coil domain-containing protein 86, which produces MDTPLRRSRRLEGLEPESPENPTAGLRARRALVEFESNPEETREPGSPRSVQPPSLRSPRHQLETSPGSPSPREGAGLGSPRRQPETDPVSPQSQGDPVLQSPQKLPESSPESPRLQPKPSEESPEFSQDQEKADSALAKSEEEPPSGSPCPQQQPGPGSPEPYPGQQAPGPEPSQPQQELTPESPGSPRGQPEPSKPSPARESGRDSLGPKKREGSSVQAPASKKPKKEEVPIIPKGKPKSGRVWKDRSKKRFSQMVQDKPLRTSWQRKMKDRQERKLAKDFARHLEEEKERRRQEKKQRRAENLRRRLENERKAEIVQVIRNPAKLKRAKKKQLRSIEKRDTLAQLQKQPPQRPAAKI